In a genomic window of Ipomoea triloba cultivar NCNSP0323 chromosome 3, ASM357664v1:
- the LOC116012723 gene encoding uncharacterized protein LOC116012723 isoform X1, with protein MEAIYAKLYNKYTKLKKEKDSEMEKLNREQEEKFLNYVAAAEEMIEYLRSEKDKLSKQVNELKSELASIRSTKDEQLIHIQNLLMEENLKNKELSEEIERLQSLEQQRQVNNLSQDYEGENGQANDPGGVSPHAFKSPTIKKTRKRSRQSLLVNENPVDASDAEENLDDLMKEPTNGLCKMIEAPCCRRIMDASGNEVTDAEHLTCMFQDLAGCIVGMKLSPFMENEEYLISALHESSGYSFTLTWINNSSGKPELLYRVSSLGTFERIAPEWMRDVLMFSSSMCPIFFERLSRVIKA; from the exons ATGGAGGCGATTTATGCAAAGCTCTATAACAAGTACACTAAGCTCAag AAAGAAAAAGATTCCGAGATGGAGAAGCTGAATCGTGAACAAGAAGAGAAGTTTTTGAATTATGTAGCCG CCGCGGAGGAAATGATAGAGTACTTGAGAAGTGAAAAAGACAAACTTTCTAAGCAAGTCAATGAGTTGAAAAGTGAATTGGCTTCAATAAG ATCCACCAAAGATGAACAACTAATTCACATTCAAAATCTTTTGATGGAAGAGAACCTTAAGA ATAAAGAACTATCAGAGGAAATTGAGAGATTACAAAGCCTTGAACAACAGAGACAAGTTAATAACTTATCTCAAGATTATGAAGGTGAAAATGGACAAGCAAATGATCCTGGGGGCGTTTCACCTCATGCATTTAAGTCCCCAACTATAAAGAAGACTAGGAAGCGTAGTAGGCAATCCCTCCTTGTCAATGAAAATCCAGTTGATGCATCTGATGCAGAGGAAAACTTGGATGACCTCATGAAGGAACCTACAAATGGGTTATGTAAGATGATTGAG gcTCCATGCTGTAGAAGAATCATGGATGCTTCAG GTAATGAGGTAACTGATGCTGAACATCTAACCTGCATGTTTCAAGACCTGGCTGGGTGCATAGTTGGAATGAAACTATCACCATTTATGGAAAATGAGGAATATCTTATCTCCGCTCTTCACGAGTCAAGTG GTTATTCTTTTACTTTAACATGGATAAACAACTCAAGTGGAAAACCAGAATTGTTGTACCGAGTTTCGTCATTGGGAACTTTTGAGAGAATAGCACCAGAATGGATGAGAGATGTCTTAATGTTCAGCTCAAGTATGTGCCCAATCTTCTTTGAAAGGCTGTCTCGTGTTATTAAAGCTTAA
- the LOC116012723 gene encoding uncharacterized protein LOC116012723 isoform X2 → MEAIYAKLYNKYTKLKKEKDSEMEKLNREQEEKFLNYVAAAEEMIEYLRSEKDKLSKQVNELKSELASIRSTKDEQLIHIQNLLMEENLKNKELSEEIERLQSLEQQRQVNNLSQDYEGENGQANDPGGVSPHAFKSPTIKKTRKRSRQSLLVNENPVDASDAEENLDDLMKEPTNGLCKMIEAPCCRRIMDASGNEVTDAEHLTCMFQDLAGCIVGMKLSPFMENEEYLISALHESSVMPYCLNPSLRK, encoded by the exons ATGGAGGCGATTTATGCAAAGCTCTATAACAAGTACACTAAGCTCAag AAAGAAAAAGATTCCGAGATGGAGAAGCTGAATCGTGAACAAGAAGAGAAGTTTTTGAATTATGTAGCCG CCGCGGAGGAAATGATAGAGTACTTGAGAAGTGAAAAAGACAAACTTTCTAAGCAAGTCAATGAGTTGAAAAGTGAATTGGCTTCAATAAG ATCCACCAAAGATGAACAACTAATTCACATTCAAAATCTTTTGATGGAAGAGAACCTTAAGA ATAAAGAACTATCAGAGGAAATTGAGAGATTACAAAGCCTTGAACAACAGAGACAAGTTAATAACTTATCTCAAGATTATGAAGGTGAAAATGGACAAGCAAATGATCCTGGGGGCGTTTCACCTCATGCATTTAAGTCCCCAACTATAAAGAAGACTAGGAAGCGTAGTAGGCAATCCCTCCTTGTCAATGAAAATCCAGTTGATGCATCTGATGCAGAGGAAAACTTGGATGACCTCATGAAGGAACCTACAAATGGGTTATGTAAGATGATTGAG gcTCCATGCTGTAGAAGAATCATGGATGCTTCAG GTAATGAGGTAACTGATGCTGAACATCTAACCTGCATGTTTCAAGACCTGGCTGGGTGCATAGTTGGAATGAAACTATCACCATTTATGGAAAATGAGGAATATCTTATCTCCGCTCTTCACGAGTCAAGTG TCATGCCCTATTGTTTAAATCCTTCTTTAAGGAAATAA
- the LOC116012723 gene encoding uncharacterized protein LOC116012723 isoform X3 — MEAIYAKLYNKYTKLKKEKDSEMEKLNREQEEKFLNYVAAAEEMIEYLRSEKDKLSKQVNELKSELASIRSTKDEQLIHIQNLLMEENLKNKELSEEIERLQSLEQQRQVNNLSQDYEGENGQANDPGGVSPHAFKSPTIKKTRKRSRQSLLVNENPVDASDAEENLDDLMKEPTNGLCKMIEAPCCRRIMDASGNEVTDAEHLTCMFQDLAGCIVGMKLSPFMENEEYLISALHESSANAIG; from the exons ATGGAGGCGATTTATGCAAAGCTCTATAACAAGTACACTAAGCTCAag AAAGAAAAAGATTCCGAGATGGAGAAGCTGAATCGTGAACAAGAAGAGAAGTTTTTGAATTATGTAGCCG CCGCGGAGGAAATGATAGAGTACTTGAGAAGTGAAAAAGACAAACTTTCTAAGCAAGTCAATGAGTTGAAAAGTGAATTGGCTTCAATAAG ATCCACCAAAGATGAACAACTAATTCACATTCAAAATCTTTTGATGGAAGAGAACCTTAAGA ATAAAGAACTATCAGAGGAAATTGAGAGATTACAAAGCCTTGAACAACAGAGACAAGTTAATAACTTATCTCAAGATTATGAAGGTGAAAATGGACAAGCAAATGATCCTGGGGGCGTTTCACCTCATGCATTTAAGTCCCCAACTATAAAGAAGACTAGGAAGCGTAGTAGGCAATCCCTCCTTGTCAATGAAAATCCAGTTGATGCATCTGATGCAGAGGAAAACTTGGATGACCTCATGAAGGAACCTACAAATGGGTTATGTAAGATGATTGAG gcTCCATGCTGTAGAAGAATCATGGATGCTTCAG GTAATGAGGTAACTGATGCTGAACATCTAACCTGCATGTTTCAAGACCTGGCTGGGTGCATAGTTGGAATGAAACTATCACCATTTATGGAAAATGAGGAATATCTTATCTCCGCTCTTCACGAGTCAAGTG CTAATGCTATCGGCTAG